In Calditrichota bacterium, a single genomic region encodes these proteins:
- a CDS encoding DUF1893 domain-containing protein, which translates to MDHALEVYDGQNLIFFSDGKWLHPLFDLEIFLKQTNSTTEKLLVKDKIVGKAAALILIYLGFREVHAKAMSKIARDFLATQTVHFSYEMLIDRVACRTENLLLEENDPEAGYRLARGLREKSLQRVNNQPRS; encoded by the coding sequence ATGGATCATGCGCTGGAAGTTTACGATGGGCAGAACTTGATTTTTTTCAGCGACGGCAAGTGGCTGCATCCGTTGTTTGATCTGGAAATTTTTTTGAAACAAACCAACTCGACAACGGAAAAGTTATTGGTGAAGGATAAAATTGTCGGCAAAGCGGCGGCGCTCATTTTGATTTATCTGGGATTTCGGGAAGTTCATGCGAAGGCGATGAGTAAAATCGCCAGGGATTTTCTCGCAACTCAAACCGTGCACTTCAGCTACGAGATGCTCATTGATCGCGTGGCCTGCCGAACAGAAAACTTGTTGTTAGAAGAAAATGATCCTGAAGCAGGGTATCGGCTGGCGCGGGGATTGAGGGAAAAATCGCTGCAACGGGTCAATAATCAACCGCGATCATAA
- the trxB gene encoding thioredoxin-disulfide reductase, producing the protein MDGLMFSLKKEDDSVQLDDFYDVVILGGGPAGLTAAIYAARAKLKTLIIEKEEIGGEAAATDMIENYPGFPEGINGHALADRMVEQAKRFGAVVYYGYPTDFDFSSQPKTFQLEGRKISAQTIIVATGTSPKMLNVPGERELKGRGVSYCATCDAPIFAGKDIAVIGCGNSGLQEGLFILKFVKSITFVEFLPTIQAEKILQDKIQAQENTTCLVNHQVLAINGKERVKSITVKDRQSGEEKVVPADGVFIYVGLIPNTEPFKNQLKLNDWGYVVTDENLQTSVPGVFAAGDVRDKSLRQVATAIGDGAVAAVAAEHFVDKVKQ; encoded by the coding sequence ATGGACGGATTAATGTTTTCATTGAAAAAGGAAGACGATTCGGTTCAATTAGATGATTTTTATGATGTGGTGATACTCGGCGGAGGCCCTGCCGGTTTGACGGCTGCAATTTATGCGGCGCGCGCTAAATTGAAAACTTTAATTATTGAAAAAGAAGAGATCGGTGGCGAGGCAGCAGCCACAGACATGATTGAAAATTACCCGGGTTTTCCCGAAGGAATCAATGGCCACGCGCTGGCAGACCGCATGGTCGAGCAGGCGAAGCGTTTTGGCGCCGTGGTTTATTACGGCTATCCCACGGATTTTGATTTTTCGTCCCAGCCGAAAACTTTTCAATTGGAAGGACGAAAAATCAGCGCCCAGACGATCATTGTTGCCACGGGCACATCGCCGAAAATGCTCAACGTCCCGGGCGAACGGGAACTGAAAGGGCGCGGTGTTTCCTACTGCGCCACGTGTGACGCGCCGATTTTTGCCGGAAAAGACATCGCAGTGATCGGCTGCGGCAATTCGGGTTTGCAGGAAGGTTTGTTCATTCTGAAATTTGTTAAGTCGATCACGTTTGTCGAATTTCTGCCCACGATTCAGGCGGAAAAAATTTTGCAGGACAAAATTCAGGCGCAGGAAAATACGACCTGTCTCGTTAATCATCAGGTTCTGGCGATCAACGGCAAAGAAAGGGTCAAGTCGATTACAGTGAAAGATCGCCAGAGCGGAGAAGAAAAAGTTGTCCCGGCAGACGGCGTTTTCATTTACGTGGGTCTGATTCCCAACACCGAACCTTTTAAAAATCAATTGAAATTGAACGACTGGGGCTATGTTGTCACCGATGAAAATTTGCAAACGTCGGTGCCGGGCGTGTTTGCTGCCGGCGATGTGCGTGACAAAAGTTTGCGCCAGGTAGCAACGGCAATCGGCGACGGCGCAGTAGCCGCAGTCGCGGCGGAACATTTTGTAGATAAAGTGAAGCAATAA
- a CDS encoding glutaredoxin — translation MAHIQEEDRNYLKKEFEKMVNPVKLVFFTQKFECQYCELTHELLGELSELSDKINVEIYDFVKDKEKAEQYNITRIPAIVIEGEKDYGIRFYGVPAGYEFSTLVEDIIDVSKGTTTLTEETKEALKKLEKPVHIQVFITLTCPYCPRAVRLAHQMAMESELVTGDMVEASEYPQLSNRYGVSAVPKIVINENVSFEGALPEPNYLEKVLEGEGASKKS, via the coding sequence ATGGCTCATATTCAAGAAGAAGATCGGAATTATCTGAAAAAAGAATTTGAAAAAATGGTAAATCCTGTCAAGTTGGTGTTTTTTACTCAAAAATTTGAATGTCAATACTGCGAATTGACGCATGAGTTGTTGGGCGAATTGTCAGAGTTGTCCGACAAGATCAATGTGGAAATTTATGATTTTGTGAAAGACAAAGAAAAAGCGGAACAGTACAACATTACTCGAATCCCGGCGATTGTTATTGAAGGCGAGAAAGATTACGGCATTCGCTTTTATGGCGTGCCGGCGGGGTACGAGTTCAGCACTCTGGTCGAAGACATTATTGACGTTTCCAAAGGGACGACAACGCTGACCGAGGAAACAAAAGAAGCGCTGAAAAAATTAGAGAAACCGGTACACATTCAGGTGTTCATCACGCTGACCTGTCCCTACTGTCCGCGTGCGGTCCGTTTGGCGCACCAGATGGCGATGGAAAGCGAACTCGTCACCGGCGACATGGTGGAAGCATCGGAATATCCGCAGCTTTCCAATCGCTACGGTGTCTCTGCCGTACCCAAGATTGTGATTAACGAAAATGTGAGTTTTGAGGGCGCACTGCCGGAGCCGAATTATCTGGAAAAAGTTTTGGAAGGCGAGGGCGCTTCTAAAAAGTCCTGA